atacgatggagacgtatcaccggccaACCAATCAGACCCTTCGATGGTGCAAGTAGTGTTGCGCCCCCCTAGTATCTGTTCATGCTAAGATCAGTTAGCAGGGACATTTGCACGCCTTTAAGCCGTTCTATGTTGTTGTGCAGGCAGACACAATGATGTGGTGCCGTCTAGACTCCATGCCAACATAGTCGGAAGACTGCTAGAGTTGTCATCTCCACCCCAACGCCCAGCCTACGCGACCAGCTGGTTGTTATGCCCACTGCGGATCAGCTGTCCACCACACCGACCAGATGCCAAAACCGATCAAGGATAGAGACGCGGCCGGTAAGACTTCTCAAACAATTCCACCGCACCGACGAAAGCATACTCTGACAACCTCGTTGGACAGCTAATGATGCTCaatgatgagatcggggacatcgaGGAGCACACTGTATTTGGACAAGTGAACGATATGCATATAACCAAAATCAAGGTTACACACACCAGGTTCACCAAAGACCCATGGTCCAGTAACCGGACCGTGCACATACATGGGAAGTTGTCCGGAAAGCCATCAGGGACTGGATGCAATCAAGAACACCATTTCACCTATCAAGGTAACCAAAAGCACAAAGCCCCATTCATTTTGAAGAGACAACCTGGTAGCCTGACCCGCCACACCTAGCATGATGTTTCTCTCATGTAACTAACCTTCCTTTTTGCATTGATCCCGCAGGCAGGGTCTtgatccgtcaaagtgcatgccACTGCGGCACCGAGCACTTCATGGCACGGACCCGCGCGAGGATCATGTGCCTGTCCAAACGACATGGCTAGGAGCAACTAAACGCGTCGACCCAAACGGACAGTGATTTTGTTCGTTTTTTCTGTTTGGGTCGATTGTCTGCTCGGCGTCCGCCCTAATTTTCTTTTGGATCGGCCGTGCGCTCAACACCCACAATCTATTTCATGTCTGCACGCAAATTTGAAAAGGTCCACGGCCATAGATCATGCCAACGGCCATATCATCGCCCAAAGTTCATGACAGCCCTGACCGCCCGCCGTCTGGCGGTCGCGACGCAGCCGATTGGCTTCCTCCGCCGCTGGACtggtcctcagcccaagccaatgcGAGGTTGAGGTCCGCCCGAACACACTACAGTGTGATGTTCGACGTCGTGAATGCAGCCTGACGATGTGCATTGCGTCGCTCCCGTCAAGCCCCTCCCTATTGGATGCCGTCACATTACTCCATGGTGACGTGCCACCGCCTCCGCGGCCGAGGTAGTGAAGGAGGTGCCTGCACGCATTCACGGTCGCCGAGGAGGGCTCCTTCTTATTCATTGCGATCGGGCAGGGATTGCGGCACCCTCGCCTTGCCACACTAGAGGTAGCTCAACGGTGACGCTGAGGAGGGTGTTCGGTGTGGCTGAGCTACAGGAAGGGCACCTACTCCTTTACCTCCTCAACGCGGCATCCGATCTAGACGTCGTGGTTGCGCGGCGGGAGGgcggttgctccttgataattacaGTGAATAATCAATCAGCTCACAGGCCAAAACAAATGTTATGTTGTAATCTAAATTCATATATAAATATAAAAAGATAACTTCTGACGAGCAGAGTGGAGCGGAGGCCCGTCGCCTGGATGCTCATGTCCCGTCTGGTGTTGGGCACCCGCATACATTCTCCCAGTTTGGTGCTGGTTTGCCGAAATGAACCCGATGATACCACCGGCGGCAACATCAGCGGACCGGACAATGACGAGGTTCCGCCGGCCAGGGTGGCCATGTGTATGAGCTCACCAACCGGTACACACGCATAGTCTTATTTATGTTTTATATTTTAATTGAACTTAATATCGTCTGGTTAATTACGAGCCAACTAACAATGCAGATTTTTTTTGTGAGGGAACAATGCAGAATTAGGTAGGGGTCAAATATTTAGCTCAAAggtcaaaacaaaaataaaaataaagacccGCCGACTGACAACATGGAATTAGCTAGAAACAAACATTTACTGTTGATTACACTAAATAATCAGTCAGTTTGCAATTTAAAATAAAAACATAATTAAAATGCTTGTTACAgtacttttttttttttgaaacgaggcaaaagacttgccaatTTCATTGATTAAGGAGTAAAAATTGTCCGGTTAGTTGACGGAAAATTAGACTAAAACTAATACAATCCAACCCACATAAGATGGCTACTAGCGGTCAATCTGGCCACCGACATGGGATCACAGAGCTACAAATAACTGCACAAAAACCATGACGGCACATGCCAAGAGAAGACCACACGTGTGAACAACCGACAACTCCCGACTATCTTTGATTCTACTAGTTCGCAGTTGCATACGCTAGCAAACACATCCCAAGTCCACCTGATCATTTGTTTAGTTACTAATTGTGCTATGGATTGGGCTGGGGCATACGCCAGCTCCTGTGGCGTCTCCGGCTCTCCGCTTTGCCACATTGGCACCACCTAGTGTGTGTGGGTCAGATTCAAACACCATAGCTTATGACGTCTACCGTGTAACCAAAACGCTGATGATGGTGTTTCGGAAAGGGTCAGGTCCTGAAAAAGTTTTGAAGTAAGGTCAAATCATGCTAAACTTTAGTAAACGGGTCAGAACAGTAAAAAGGTCCCCATAATCTACCAGGGATGCATCCTAAGGTACAGATCGACTCTACTCTGCCATTTGTCGTGATGATAGTCATGTGTGATGGCGATGGCGCGGAAGGGCTGTCCGTGAAGACCAGATTAAAAAAGGGTGACTTTTTTTCCTGAATAACGAGAAGAGTGGTTGCAGAGGTGCTGCGCCTCCGAAGATGGTTGCAATCCACAAGCATTCAGCTAAACGAGAAATGCCACGACGTGATCAGATGGAAACACAAGGCTTCAGGCGTCCACACCACTACTCTCTATTTTCTTATAAAAAAATCGAATTGGTGATGATGATATGCTtgacatcctgcaatatagaccgtccgatctatatctgacggatagaaacaaATTATGATAATTTTATAAAAAGATACCCACATCCGTCTCTACATTTGCAAATGAGGCCTTCCATCATTCATCTTCATCTCCGACAAGATAAACAGCTCGTATAAATGCATCTCCGTGCAACGCATGAACCTCTTGCTAATATGCATACAACTGTCAGTTTCAAGGGTTTGACCAAGTCACGGTCCAGGACGCTGTTCTGGCAGGCTTGGCGCCGGGACGGctgattatttattttattttttgtctggCTCCTGCACAAAAATCGACTTTGGTGCAACAACCGTATGCAAACAAGAGGTTGGCCCTGCCAGATGTGCCTACGTAACCTGGAATGCGCCGAAAACCGTTTCTCGAATTGCAACATCTCCTACTCTGTTTGGCTCACAGCAGCGCAATGGTATGGATGCACTTCTTTACATCCAGATACATGGAAGAAGAGCACAGAAATCATCACGTCCATGATCGACGGAGCACATAAATCATCGCGCCGCACTAATTTATTTATCCTTGATCCTTGGATCATCTGACATTCCACCTTTGTATTCCCGTATGCTTCCTGCTAATATCAATATAAGCCAGCCATCAGCAGATCAGCTGGATCTTTAAAAAAAAATCTGGTGACCGAATAGCTCGGGATAACAGAAGCATGTGCCAGGGCAGCAAAAATCCACATTGCTCAAGGGTGCAAATTACAGAGACAACCACGCCCGTTTACACAACTGTTAAAATTTGCTCTTTTCATAACACGCACACAACACCTTTTTCCACAGCAATATCGCTAGTACATGATGTCATGATCTTACATGTTAAACATACCAAGTCCACCACTTGAGTATCCTGCTCACACATTGCTTTGCTTGTACAGCTTCGTGTCCAGCACTTGCTTGCCACACATCGCACACACCCCTGAAATTAGCCACCAGTATGAGCAAAAATTTGGGAACTACTACAAAACATGCTAAAAATTGGCAGCCATAAGTTTGATCCTTTTACCAAATTCTAGCCAAACCCTAAAAAATTTAACTCCTCAAACACCTTATCAAACCAACTAGACCCCAAACGGTTCTAGCAacagagagagaaggaaggaatCTTTTACTGAGAATTGCTTTGGACTGCTCAAATTTGAGGAGGTTGGGGCACTTCTGCCCAAATTTGAGAAGTGCAGTTAAATCCTTTCGAGGGTTCGGCTAGAGTTGCCCTAAGACTATATTACTAGATAAATTCCATGATTAGCAGACAAACTTAGTGTGCCAGAAGTAACCACCGCCAAAGAAAAACAATACATGTTTTATAAGCTGTTCCAAAAGGAGTTTGCTGCTTACCTTTTGAATAGGCACAGGTGTGGCAGTATTTACCGTCCTGGTGCACCTGTTGCTTGCAGATTATGCATTTGGTATTTCCGTAAGGAGTCCACCTGATATTTAGCAGTACAGGTTAGACTATAATATCTTGAAATAACAATTTGAACACGTGCAAGTTaagagaaagggggtgggggtggaggGGGGCAGAGTTGCCCGTTTGAGGGTTCGGCTAGAGTTGCGGCATATCACTATGGTGAATTGGCGCCCTAAGGCCAGTATATCGTCCATACAGGTGGCTATTTCCTGTAGAAACACCCACAAACAGCTCAGTTACGACAGATGTCATCCTCTCCTTACAGTCTCTCCTCTGTCACACCACCCTCTACATCTCACCCCAGCTGACGAACATTGGCTATAGGTGCACACTGCATCAAGATCATTCACCATGGAAGAGTTTACATATGGATATCACAAGTGGACACAAGGATCTTGGCTAATAAATGAAGATAACAAATAGCACAATGAGATCTCAAGGCTTCAACATAAAGCAATATTTGAGTCTTAAGGTTCAACCATCAAAGTTACAATTGAAAATATTTGTTCCTTTCATATCTAAGGCCACAAAACCGAAAACCGGATCAAGACCAAAACCAAAATAGCCGAATTCTCGGTTTTGGAATCCTCTTTTATGTTTTCTATTTCAGTTTTGCTGGATGTAAGTCGCCTGAATTTCGAATTTGGATCAGTTGATTCCGAGAAGGAAGCAACAGCTACAGAGCCGGCGGCAGTTTGATCTTGTCTGTCTTAGAGTTCAGGGGGGAGAAGCATTCTtcttgtctatcttaggggtgcgtCAGGGTGCAGGTTTGCCGGCGAAATCGGTAACTCGCTGGCTGTAGAGGGATGGCCCAGGGCGGCGGCAAGCATGGCGGTGGGGGAAGGTCGCGCGAgcgccgccggccgcgggcggaggAGGCAGGCGGTCCGGCCGGCGGTTGTTGGCGGTTCAtcgggaggaggaagacgatgaacAGTGTTTtcagaggtagaagaagaagatcTGGCCATTCCTTTTGCATCCAACGGCAGGGAACAAATCGACTGACCCCAAAAACAAATTCAGTTGACTGGTCTCTAGTCATTCCCTTTCTATTTCTACTAAACCAAGTAAAATTCAGCAGAACAACAACCTGGGCCTAAAGCCCATTGTTCCATTGAGCCTAACCTGGTACTAAGGTACATGCTGCTGGCCGGCACTCCACTAAAGAAAGAGATGCTGACTGCTCATGTAAGCCTGAAGCCCACAAGTCACAACCCTAGCCACGTCTTCATTAGATCCCCTCACGAGATTTTGAGCGAAAACCAAGCACTacagccaatgggccaaggaattGCAGCCGCCTCGACCTCTGCAGCAGGCACATCCATCTCCTACGACGAATGCATCCGCTGTACCAGCACAACGGGCGCCGCCACCGTAGAATCTCTAGCAGCAGTCGGCGCCATTGGTCATGCTCTGCCGCCCCAAACAACAGCATCTCCAGGTCCTCTGGAGGCCAATCTCGATTTTTGCCAAGCGtgcatgccatgccatctttagatCATCCTCTCACCTGTTCTAATAATTTCTTCACGCCTCTCCCTGCTTTAAAACTACGTTTGGTGCAGCTGGGTTTAAACCGAAAACAAAACCAAATTTACATTTAAACGGATTTTTTGGTTTGTTGTTGCTGCTAAATTTGGTTGTCAGCTGTGGCTAACCTAATTTGGAAAAAATATCTACAAGAAGCGAATTGCGCCCACCCCTATTCTATATGAATCCCTACCCCATCATGAGCAATCTAATAGTACTAATACTAGTGAATTCGTGACGGGATGGATTTTTCAACTCCCTCAAAATCCTCCATCCAACCAATCACCCCAACACCCAGATTCCCATAACCGATACCAGTCAGAAAGATTCCGCTCAAAATAGGGGATTATAGCCCCTTCAACGTGAATGAAAGGGTCAACGCGGTTCGATTGGGGAAAAGGGAGGGGGATCCAACGGACCTGCTCTTCTTGGAGAGGAGCTTGTTCTCGTTGATCTTGCGGCCGCCGCCCTCGTAGGTGTTGCTGGCGCCCTCCTTCCACTTGTCCGGGACGATCACCTTCCCCAGCTTCTTCTCGCCTGCAAAAGGAGGACCGCGCACGAATTAGAAGAAGACAAGATCCTCATGGAAGACACGAACCCTAATTCTAGGACGGAAGAAATTGACGAGATCGAGTGGAAGGATTGGCCGATTCAGGAGGGGAAGGGTAGGGTTCCTACACTTGGTGcacaccatcgccgccgccgccgccgccgccggtgatcGGGTTTTTTTTTCTTGAGATGCTGGTGATGGGGGATCTGTCTGGAagggaagaggagaggaggagataggACGGACTCGGGTCGTCGGGTCGAATCGGGAAGCCTCGCGTCGCGGCTGccccagatgggccggcccatccGCGCGGGAGGCCACAGccagttttttttctgttttctgttctagttttttgctttattttttatgaaGTTTCATTATACCTTAAAATATTCTACATATTTGAAACACTCTTCAAAAACATATATTAAAAATTTTGAACAAGTATTTTTtaaaatattgaataagtattaaaaattgttgaacaagtatttaaaatatGTCGGACaaatatttgaaaatgttgaataagtactaAAAATGTTGATGAGTATGTACAAAATGTTGaagagtatttgaaaaatgttgaaggaTTAATTAGAAAATTTTGAATGAGTATTGAAAGTGTGTACTAAAAATGTTGATCACTAATTAAAAATTGGTTTTAACATGTACCAAAATGTAGAGTGAAAACTaaaacaaacataagaaaaaaaaacagaaacaaaagaagaagaaacaagaaaataaataaaatgcaaAAAAGAAAGATAGAAAAACGGCTCGAATGGCCTTAAGTAGGATGCGGCGCTTGTTCTTACCACAAAAGGAACTTAGGCAGAGTGACTAGCGCAGCGTGCAAACTACTACTTGGAGACCAGGGATTGAACCCTGCTTCTTGCATATTTTCTCTGCTCTTTTTATATACTGTGCGCGCCTGAATGTGCCGGCCCAATACGATGCCAGAAGAGGAAAAGGTTCAGCGAGACAAAGCTATCGTCTCACTTAAAGCAAGAAATAGCTGTCGCAGGTCGAGTCGGTCGCGACCGGCGACACTGATATTTTAATCGCTATTTATAATTTCAGTAGCAAAGGCTGGTGAATAATAAAAAAGTTGGTCAAGCAGGAATTCTTGTGCACAACGAAGTATCTTACAAAAAACTAGAATTGGCTGTTAGGGTCTACCACCGAGAAATCTGTACAAAATTGACAGTATATATAGCAGTAAAGTTAGATGCAATGCTACAGAAAACATGGAAAAATAACAGGAACGCTTCTAAAAAAAGGATCAAATACTACCCAACAAAGACAAAGCCCGACAAACCACAAAAAATTACCCTGAAAATAATAAACTTGGAATTAGACAGTGATTACCCTAAGACTGAAGTGTAATTATACTAAAAGTAGACTGCAAATTGCACTGAAATTTCTCTCAATGTACACTGTAATAACCAGGGTAATTACACTGAAAGTATGCGTTTAAATTACATTGTAACTTCCCTCAAATTACAGTGTAATTGTCATGTGCATGCAGTGTAAGTGCAATGTGATTTACAGAGTAATTACAGTGAAAGTCACTGTAAAATTGAACTGAAACTATACTATAAGTTCCCTGAACTTACAGTGTAAATACCCTTAAATTACACTAAAAATACACCTGAAATTACAATTCCCGGTGATTTCCCCTGAAAAAAAATCCAGTGTACCTACTCCTAAAATTACAGTAAAATTAGTACTTGATAGTCCCTGAAAAAATCCAGTGTAACTACCCCTGAAATTACACTGTAATTACAGTAAAAATTATTACTGTGATTACCATGAAAATTACAGTGTAATTACCCCTAAAATTATTGTGTACTCATTGTAATTGCACTATGGATTGACACTGAAAGTTGCAGTATTATAACTATGTAATTACCCTTGAATTTACACTGTAATAGAAGTGTAATTACACAGAAAATCCTATGAATGTGGCTTTTCATTAGGTTTCAGAAAATGAAATAAAAGTAAATCTAATATTAGAGTGAAGGTTTACCAAGGAAACAATCAGAGGAATAGGAGAATAAAGAAGGAAGTGGTAGCAGAAACAAGATCACGGCAAGCCTACAAAATGAGGACCATGAGAAGCCCGCGGAAAGAAGAACAACAGATAATGGAGAAAGAGAGCAAAGGAAAAACAAAGAAGAGAAAGTTAAAGAGACGAAGGGAAATGAAGTAGTATACTAGAGGAGAGGAAAGTTAATAAGTAACGGTTGAGTTGCAATTTGATAGAAAGCATTGATGCTACTTATTAAGTACCAAAAATCAAATTATTTCCCTGGATTTATATTACATTTTTCTTATTTACATGATAGTATTTTGGTACTTGGTTTTACAAAATTGTAACAACCGAATGAATATGCTGACTAGGCTAGCATAAtcatataagagtttttcaaaaaaaaaagtaaaCCACGTTAAAAAGAACTGCAAAATTAAACTTACTGTCAATGTTTTTATATCCACTTAATAGGAGTCGTATGCATGTATTGTGAGTGGCGGCTGCTACAAATCAGCCGACTGATTTCCTGAAGCAGTCAATCAGGTGGTGGGCCGTCGGATCCTTCCTCTCGCAGCGTTGGAATAGGTGTATATTGACTTCATGCTCCCTATTAGTAGTAGAGAAGTCGTAACGCCACTTGGAAATAAATTGCAAACAAAACAACAAAGAAAGGGACTGTCTGTTTGACATAAAATAGAGATTACAAAGGTTTATTACAGCAATATAGAAAGTGTAAATTACATCGTTTGTTGATCTACGGAAGTTAGTACAGTCTAGAAAGAGCTGGAAATACATGGGGCGCTGATGTAAGAACTAAAAAATACAGtagaaaaacaaattaaaaaaattacAACATTGATCTAAGAAAAATTACAGTGTAGAAAGAGCTGGCAATACAGAACAATAATGATGCAAGAATTGCTCAAGTCAAAATAGAAAAGTCCAGCGTGTAAAATTACAGCGATAACCTATGAAAAAAGGAAAACAATACAAGGAGTAGGCTAAAAAATTGGTATTACCAAAGATAAAATCATGCATCAAGATCTTACACAGTGACATGAAAACAGTAAAAAtacctaagaagcaggctaggacaACAATAGAGACAAGAGTACCAAAATGAAAATACTACCTATTACTGTGACCATGAAACTGTAAATATTACAAAAGCTTACTATAAAAGCGAAGAACGGACACCTTGCTTATTTTTCAAAAGTAATACGACTGGCTATATTTGATTGTCAAGTGTATAATTAACTGCCTACAATGGAAGCAAACATGTAGGAGCTCACTGTAAAAAAAAAGAAACAACCTAAGGAGTGGGCTAGAAAATTAGTATTACCTGATATACATACATGCATCAAGCCATTTACAGTGACACATACACAATAGAAGCCTTTAAGATTGTTAGAAGTGTAATCATGTTTAAGGTAGAGATAAGGATGTAGAGATAGAATAGCTTAAACATGCTAcgacttgtcttgtactccaagtctttCTCCCTCCATTGTACC
This portion of the Triticum dicoccoides isolate Atlit2015 ecotype Zavitan chromosome 7A, WEW_v2.0, whole genome shotgun sequence genome encodes:
- the LOC119331233 gene encoding cysteine-rich PDZ-binding protein-like, which codes for MVCTKCEKKLGKVIVPDKWKEGASNTYEGGGRKINENKLLSKKSRWTPYGNTKCIICKQQVHQDGKYCHTCAYSKGVCAMCGKQVLDTKLYKQSNV